Sequence from the Natronomonas marina genome:
CGCCGTCGAAGCCGCGGTCGCGTTCGTCGGCGTCGGGACGCTCGCCGCGATCATCATCGGGATCGGTCTCACCTACAACGACAGCGGGCTCTCCGCCGACGGCGGCCTCGCGCTCGTCGGTGCCGTCGGCTTCTTCATCGTCTTCATGTCGCTCATCGGCCTCGGCCTGTCGCGCCGTCACTGAGCGCGCCAGTCCGCGATCCGGTCGTCGGGGGTCCGTTCCAGGTTCCGCTCGTAGTACGACAGCGGGTGCGGGATCGTCTCACAGAGGTCGTCCTTGTTCACGCAGTCGCCGTACTCGACCATCACGGCACACGATGGCGGCGCGGCGACGGCGCCGTCCTCGTCGCGGAGTCGCCCGACCTGCGATTCGACGGCGTCGGCGGCCGCCCCGGAGACGTCGCACAGTTCGGTGACCTCCTCGGCATCAAGACCGGCGGCCACGAGGAATGACACGAGCGCGAACCGGGAGTGGGAGGGCAGCGTCTCGCCGTCGCGGGCCCGCGACAGGAGCGCCCGCATACAGGGCGGAAAGAGGCCGGGCGCTGCCGTCTCGAACGACGTCGGCGGGTCGATGTCGGCGACGCTGCGGCGGATCGCGGTCAGTTCCGCCGAGAGAGGGTCGGCGACGGCGTCGGGGACCGACAGCGGTAGCCCCTCGGCGACGCGACGCCGGACCGCCTCCCGGAGCATCGTGTACAGCTCCGGGCGGTCGACGGGGACCGTCCCGTCGGCCAGCGGCCGGGTGACGAGCCGCCACTCGTCGCCGTCCAGCGACCCCGCGAGCCGCAGGTAGGCGGTGACGACGACGTCGAACCGGCCGTCGCCGACCGGCGTCACCCCGCCCGACAGCCCGAAGTCCGAGAGCAGGCCATCGAGGGTGAGCCGCTCGTCACCGGCGCTCTTCAGTTCGATGTCGCTCTCGAAGTCGTCGACGAACCGCTCGCGGGCGGTTGCCGCCTCGGCCGCGGCGTACTTTTCGACGGCGCCGGGCACGTCCAGCAGGGACACGAGGACGCGCGCAATCGGGTACGAGAGCAGTTCCGCGCGGTCGCTGTAGGCCCGCGGCTCCGCGGCGTCGGTGGTCCCCTCCAGCAGCGCCCGCTGGACCCGCTCGCGGCCGCGCTCGACGGCCGGGCCGCCCTCGGCGACGAGCGACGCGAGGTCGACGTCGGCAGCCTCGACGGCCTCCCTGGAGGCCTCGAGGAATGGGTACCGGGCGTGGAGCCGCTCCATACCCACCGGTATCGCGGCGGCGCCGATAAACGCACCGACCCCGAGGCCCGTCCCGCGGTGGACCGTGGGCGAACTACCCGCCGGGGGACTGCGCCGTTCGAGCGGAACGACGACGGAACAGGGAGACAGCGACGGCGAGCGTCCCGACGACGCCGAGTCCGACGACGGCGTAGTGATACCGGAAGGCGGCCCGCGGCGTCGCCTCCGAGAGCGTGAAGCCGCCGAACAGCGCGAGTGCCATCGGTTCGCCGACGACCGGCACGCCGAGGAACAGTTCGAGTCCGACCTGACCCGCGTAGTACGAGAGCTGCGTCCACGGGAGCAGCAGGCTCGTGTAGGCGTACAGGACGACCAGCGGCATCGAGACGACGGCGCCGACCGCGTAGCGTCGCGCATCGACGACGCCGAGTACCGCCCCGAGCACCGGCACGCCGAAGGCGCCGACGGCGAGCAGGAGTCGGACCGATTCCGCGGGCAGCACGGTCGGCGCACCGGCGAGCAGCGCCACGTCGACGAGTACGAGGCCGGCGACGAGGCCCAACAGGAGGGCTTCGAGCACCGACGCGGGCTCTCGACTCGGACTCCGGAGTGTGGCCATACCGGTCCCGAGGCGACGCTCGAACATGATTTTTGTCGTACGCTGTGCGGACGGAACCAACCGCCCGGGCTCGCAGTCGACACGCCTATACTCGCGGCCGCTCACCGAACGAACAGCCGTGCGCCTCAGGTACCGCTGTCCGGGCTGTCGGACGACGAGCAACCTCCACGATCCGGGCTGTGAGTTCGAGGGCGTCGACCGGGTCGACGTCGAGAAGGCCTACACGGACCTGCTGTCGGCGCTCTCGGTGCGGACCTTCGACGACGAGGAGGCCCTCCGGGAGGACGCCCCCGGCCGCTGGAGCGGCCTGCACGCCGCGGTGCTGTCGCGGCTCCGAAGCGACCAGCGGGTCGTCGAGGAGGACGGCCACCTCCGCCTGCTCGACCCCGAGGAGTTCAAAGAGCGGGTCGCCCAGCCGACCTTCGAGCCGCTGAAGACCATCTACGAGAAGGGCAGCGTCCCCGGTGCCCACGACCACTCGGTGTTCGCAATGCTGGCGTTCTACGAGATGGTGGGGCTCTCCTGGGAGGAGGCCCACGAGAACACCGTCGAGTGGCTGGAGGCGTCGGGGACGTGGGCCCGCGGCGGCTTCGAGGAGTCGACGCCGGAGGAACTGGTCGACTCGAAGAGGCACGTCTACGAGGAGGGCTACGGCTGGAAGCAGGCCGCCACGGAGGCGAAGGCGGTCATCGACCGCCGGCTCTGATCACTCCGGCGGCTCCCACCGGTAGCGCGTCGTCTGCGTGCCGTCGAAGCGGGGCCCGGGGCCGTACTCGTCGAAGTCGCTGGCCTCGATGGCCTCCCGGGTCGCCTCGTCGCCCTCCGGGACCAGCAACTCGACGTCCATACCCTCCTGGCTGGCGAAGCGGGTCGGCTCCTCGAGCAGTCGCTCGCACAGCTTTGGGTCGCCCTCGAGTTGGGTCACATGGACGGTCCGGTCGGTGGCGTCGTAGCTGACGAACCCCTCGACTCCGCCGTCGTCCGCCACCCGGACCGTCCGGTCGTGGACCAGGTTCCGCATGACGTCGGCGGGCGCGCCGGTCAGCGCCGCGAGCCGCTCGGCGTCCGCCTCGACGGCGTCCCGTATCTCCATGTCATCCCATATCGCACTCAGCCGGATTAAACTTCCCCGTCGCGGCACCGGGTTTCCCCGGACGTGTCGGGGACGTTCCCGGACCGCCCGCGACCTCGTGCTGCAATAATCGCCGGAAGGCAGGCCGTTGGCAAACCTTCCAGAGATGAACAGGATTATCTCCCGCGACTGGCTACCCGCGGGTATGAGAGAGTACACCGTACAGCGGGTGAGAGCATGCGCGTAGTCGCCAAGTTCGGGGGAACGAGCCTCGGCAACGGCGACCGCGTCAACCGGGCGGCCGACTCCATCACCGAGGCCGTCGAGGCGGGCCACGAGGTCGCCGTCGTCGCCTCTGCCATGGGTTCGACGACGGACTTCCTGCTCGACGCCATCACCTTCGAGGCCGACGAGGCCGACGAGGCCGAGATCGTCTCGATGGGCGAACGCACCTCGGTCCGGATGCTGAAGGCCGCGCTGGGCGCTCGCGGCGTCGACGCGAAGTTCGTCGAACCCGGCA
This genomic interval carries:
- a CDS encoding DUF7474 family protein; this encodes MRLRYRCPGCRTTSNLHDPGCEFEGVDRVDVEKAYTDLLSALSVRTFDDEEALREDAPGRWSGLHAAVLSRLRSDQRVVEEDGHLRLLDPEEFKERVAQPTFEPLKTIYEKGSVPGAHDHSVFAMLAFYEMVGLSWEEAHENTVEWLEASGTWARGGFEESTPEELVDSKRHVYEEGYGWKQAATEAKAVIDRRL
- the priL gene encoding DNA primase regulatory subunit PriL, which produces MERLHARYPFLEASREAVEAADVDLASLVAEGGPAVERGRERVQRALLEGTTDAAEPRAYSDRAELLSYPIARVLVSLLDVPGAVEKYAAAEAATARERFVDDFESDIELKSAGDERLTLDGLLSDFGLSGGVTPVGDGRFDVVVTAYLRLAGSLDGDEWRLVTRPLADGTVPVDRPELYTMLREAVRRRVAEGLPLSVPDAVADPLSAELTAIRRSVADIDPPTSFETAAPGLFPPCMRALLSRARDGETLPSHSRFALVSFLVAAGLDAEEVTELCDVSGAAADAVESQVGRLRDEDGAVAAPPSCAVMVEYGDCVNKDDLCETIPHPLSYYERNLERTPDDRIADWRAQ
- a CDS encoding cytochrome b N-terminal domain-containing protein gives rise to the protein MATLRSPSREPASVLEALLLGLVAGLVLVDVALLAGAPTVLPAESVRLLLAVGAFGVPVLGAVLGVVDARRYAVGAVVSMPLVVLYAYTSLLLPWTQLSYYAGQVGLELFLGVPVVGEPMALALFGGFTLSEATPRAAFRYHYAVVGLGVVGTLAVAVSLFRRRSARTAQSPGG
- a CDS encoding DUF7472 family protein, with translation MDRDAAVEAAVAFVGVGTLAAIIIGIGLTYNDSGLSADGGLALVGAVGFFIVFMSLIGLGLSRRH